From a single Eriocheir sinensis breed Jianghai 21 chromosome 18, ASM2467909v1, whole genome shotgun sequence genomic region:
- the LOC127000179 gene encoding serine/threonine-protein kinase PkaB-like, whose product MSPPHTTPLLVLTRERINTLVAEHKQVLGRGASCTVYLVEVGGALCCLKVAREQRLAAMFRREFDILLDLDGAAGAPKALGTSFGFPAMLTTFRGQNTFCDLHNLVPRDTDKLAAFVALARDVRQLHARGYAHNDIKPDNVVVRQGADGRLQVSLIDYGLAKTFGTGLRIARTHTHRTPWMAPELRRGAPCSPPVDVFSLGYVLRRILATCHTWYPGLEVLADSAMAADPAQRPSVAQIIKTVRMYAGETSRKAAFVRRVRKAFSCLFPRRRHY is encoded by the coding sequence ATgtctcccccacacaccacccccctCCTCGTGCTGACGAGGGAACGCATCAACACGCTGGTGGCCgagcacaagcaggtgctggggCGCGGCGCCTCGTGCACGGTGTACCTGGTGGAGGTCGGCGGCGCCCTGTGCTGCCTCAAGGTGGCAAGGGAGCAGCGCCTCGCCGCCATGTTCCGCAGGGAGTTTGACATCCTGCTGGACTTGGACGGTGCGGCGGGCGCCCCCAAGGCCTTGGGCACCAGCTTTGGATTTCCCGccatgctcaccaccttccgcggccagaacaccttctgcgacctgcACAACCTTGTTCCCCGCGACACTGACAAACTGGCGGCCTTCGTGGCGCTGGCCCGGGACGTGCGGCAGCTCCACGCCCGCGGCTACGCCCACAACGACATCAAGCCCGACAACGTGGTGGTGCGCCAAGGCGCCGACGGCCGCCTGCAGGTGTCCCTCATTGACTACGGCTTGGCCAAGACATTCGGCACAGGACTCCGCatcgcgcgcacgcacacgcatCGCACCCCCTGGATGGCCCCGGAGCTGCGGCGCGGCGCGCCCTGCTCGCCCCCCGTGGACGTGTTCTCCCTCGGCTACGTCCTGAGGCGCATCCTGGCCACGTGCCACACGTGGTACCCCGGCCTGGAGGTGCTGGCCGACAGCGCCATGGCAGCAGACCCTGCACAGCGGCCCTCGGTGGCCCAGATCATCAAGACAGTCAGGATGTACGCGGGCGAGACATCCAGGAAGGCGGCCTTTGTCCGGCGTGTTCGCAAGGccttttcctgcctcttcccgcgccgccgccatTACTAA